From the Homo sapiens chromosome 1, GRCh38.p14 Primary Assembly genome, one window contains:
- the CCSAP gene encoding centriole, cilia and spindle-associated protein isoform 1 (isoform 1 is encoded by transcript variant 1), whose protein sequence is MSPGSGVKSEYMKRYQEPRWEEYGPCYRELLHYRLGRRLLEQAHAPWLWDDWGPAGSSEDSASSESSGAGGPAPRCAPPSPPPPVEPATQEEAERRARGAPEEQDAEAGDAEAEDAEDAALPALPVKDVEDKPEQQTRTRETDKSPTSTEPRQQPSALFARGNRKAVKSPQRSSSKIKENKHPFALYGWGEKQTDTGSQKTHNVCASAPVHEIHESALRAKNRRQVEKRKLVAQRQRAHSVDVEKNRKMKASSSENPWMTEYMRCYSARA, encoded by the exons ATGTCCCCGGGGAGCGGGGTGAAGAGCGAGTACATGAAGCGCTACCAGGAGCCGCGCTGGGAGGAGTACGGGCCGTGCTACCGCGAGCTGCTGCACTACCGCCTAGGCCGCCGGCTGCTGGAGCAGGCGCACGCGCCCTGGCTCTGGGACGACTGGGGCCCGGCCGGCTCCTCGGAGGACTCGGCGTCGTCAGAGTCGTCGGGCGCCGGGGGCCCCGCACCCCGGTGCGCCCCGCCCTCGCCCCCGCCGCCCGTAGAGCCGGCGACCCAGGAGGAGGCGGAACGGCGGGCGCGCGGGGCCCCGGAGGAGCAGGACGCGGAGGCCGGGGACGCGGAGGCCGAGGACGCGGAGGACGCGGCTCTGCCAG CACTGCCAGTGAAAGATGTAGAAGATAAACCTGAACAACAAACCAGAACAAGAGAGACTGACAAATCACCCACCAGTACTGAGCCTCGACAGCAACCAAGTGCCTTATTTGCTAGAGGAAACAGGAAAGCGGTCAAAAGTCCCCAAAGATCATcgagtaaaataaaagaaaacaagcatCCATTTGCTCTTTATGGCTGGGGAGAAAAACAGACCGATACAGGAAGCCAGAAGACTCACAACGTCTGTGCGTCCGCTCCTGTGCACGAG ATTCATGAATCAGCATTACGAGCCAAGAACAGAAGACAGGTGGAAAAAAGGAAACTGGTTGCTCAAAGGCAGCGAGCTCACTCTGTGGATGTGGAGAAGAACAGAAAGATGAAGGCTTCCTCCTCAGAGAACCCGTGGATGACAGAATACATGAGGTGCTATTCGGCAAGAGCTTAA
- the CCSAP gene encoding centriole, cilia and spindle-associated protein isoform 2 (isoform 2 is encoded by transcript variant 2) codes for MVPVFTSSALPVKDVEDKPEQQTRTRETDKSPTSTEPRQQPSALFARGNRKAVKSPQRSSSKIKENKHPFALYGWGEKQTDTGSQKTHNVCASAPVHEIHESALRAKNRRQVEKRKLVAQRQRAHSVDVEKNRKMKASSSENPWMTEYMRCYSARA; via the exons ATGGTGCCTGTATTTACCAGCTCAG CACTGCCAGTGAAAGATGTAGAAGATAAACCTGAACAACAAACCAGAACAAGAGAGACTGACAAATCACCCACCAGTACTGAGCCTCGACAGCAACCAAGTGCCTTATTTGCTAGAGGAAACAGGAAAGCGGTCAAAAGTCCCCAAAGATCATcgagtaaaataaaagaaaacaagcatCCATTTGCTCTTTATGGCTGGGGAGAAAAACAGACCGATACAGGAAGCCAGAAGACTCACAACGTCTGTGCGTCCGCTCCTGTGCACGAG ATTCATGAATCAGCATTACGAGCCAAGAACAGAAGACAGGTGGAAAAAAGGAAACTGGTTGCTCAAAGGCAGCGAGCTCACTCTGTGGATGTGGAGAAGAACAGAAAGATGAAGGCTTCCTCCTCAGAGAACCCGTGGATGACAGAATACATGAGGTGCTATTCGGCAAGAGCTTAA